The genomic region CAAGGATTTGCCACCGGCATGGCCACCGCTGTTTTAAGCGCGACCCTGCTCGACACGGATCGCCAGCAGGGGCCGTTGATCAACAGTGTCGCGCCGTTGCTCGGCATGGCCTTGGGCGGCATGGGCTGCGGTTTGTTGGCCGAATTTGCGCCGGCGCCGTTGCAACTGACCTATTGGCTGCTGCTCGCACTGTTTGTATTGCAGGGCATTTATGTGTGGCGTCTGCCGGAAAGCGTTACGCCGCAAGCCGGAGCGTGGGCATCGTTGCGGCCGACTTTGCATGTGCCGGTGCAGGCTCGTTCAACGTTGTGGCGAGTGTTGCCGCTGAACACCGCAACCTGGGCGCTCGGCGGTTTCTACGCCTCCCTCGCGCCATCGCTGGTGCGCACCGCCACCGGTTCGACGTCCAATCTGATCGGCGGCGCAACCGTGGCTGCCCTGACGGTGACCGGTGCATTGATGATTTTCATGATGCGCAATCGTCCCGCCGCGCGAGCATTGCAGTTGGGCGCGAGCCTGCTGCCGATCGGTCTGGTGTTGATTCTGCTGGGCGTGCACAGCGCCAGTCTGTCGGTGTTTTTCCTCGGCACGCTGGTCGCCGGTTGCGGCTTTGGTTCGGGATTTCTCGGTGCCGTGCGCAGCCTCGTGCCGCTGGCTTTGCCTCACGAACGGGCGGGGTTGATGGCGGCGTATTACGTACTCAGTTATCTGGCGTTCTGTCTGCCGGCGTTGCTCGCCGGGCACTTGTCGCGCAGCTACGGTCTGCTGGCGACCACCGATGGTTACGGGGCGATTTTGATCGCCTTGGCTGTCGCCGCGCTGTTGCTGAGCCTGCGTCCAGCGCCATCCAAGGTGTGCCGCGTTCCATAAACGGCGCGCTTTCGGTTAGCCTTGCCCAGCCTCTTCTCACGGATCGACTCATGAAGATTATTCGCAGCAAGACCTTCACCGCCGAGCGCGCCTGGGGCGCGCTGGACATCGCCAACATGAACGGCATCACCACGCGCCTGCACTGGACGGATCAGCCGTACAAATGGCACATCAACGACGGCGAGGAAGTGTTTGTGGTGCTCGATGGCCAAGTGCTGATGCATTATCGCGAGCAGGGCGAAGAAAAACAGGTGCAGCTGGATGTCGGCGACATCTTCTATGCGAGCGTCGGCACTGAGCACGTCGCCCATCCACAAGGCGCGGCGCGGATTCTGGTGATCGAGAGCGAAGGCAGCGTCTGAATGCTTATTGGTAAAACAGATAACAGTTAGAGATATTACCCGTTATATAGATATTCGATTCGGTTCTACCATGGACTCAACCTCACCAGAGGACAGGAGTTCATGATGATTTGCCCCAACAGCGCCAAACCCGGCATCAAGCCGTTCAGCCAACTTCAGCATCCACGCGAAGTGATCCGTCAATTCACCCCGAACTGGTTCGCCGCGACCATGGGCACCGGTGTGCTGGCGTTGGCGCTGGCACAACTGCCCCTGGCCATTCCTGGCTTGCACGTTATCGCTGAAGGTTTGTGGTTGTTCAACATTCTGTTGTTCACCCTGTTTACCGCTGCGTACGCTGCGCGCTGGATCTTGTTCTTCGATGAGGCGCGGCGGATTTTCGGCCACTCCACGGTATCGATGTTCTTCGGCACCATTCCCATGGGCCTGGCGACGATCATCAACGGCTTTCTGTTGTTCGGCCTGCCGCGTTGGGGGGACGGCGTGATTCATCTTGCCGAAGTGCTGTGGTGGATTGATGTGGCCATGTCGCTGGCTTGCGGCGTGCTGATTCCGTACATGATGTTTACCCGTCAGGAACACAGCATCGACCAGATGACCGCCGTTTGGCTGTTGCCGGTAGTGGCGGCAGAAGTGGCAGCGGCCAGCGGTGGTTTGCTCGCTCCGCACCTGACCGACGCCCATTCGCAACTGGTGGTACTGACAACGAGCTACGTGCTCTGGGCCTTTTCCCTACCGGTAGCGTTCAGCATTCTGACGATTCTGCTGCTGCGCATGGCCCTGCATAAACTGCCCCACGAAAACATGGCCGCTTCGAGCTGGCTGGCCCTCGGCCCGATCGGCACCGGTGCGCTGGGCATGTTGCTGTTGGGCGGTGATGCGCCAGCGATTTTCGCGGCAAACGGTTTGCAGGGCATCGGCGAAATCGCTGCGGGTCTGGGGCTTATTACGGGGATCACCCTGTGGGGCTTCGGGTTGTGGTGGATGCTGATGGCGCTGCTGATCACCGTGCGTTACTTGCGTGACGGCATCCCATTCAACCTCGGCTGGTGGGGATTCACCTTCCCGTTGGGCGTGTATTCGCTGGCAACCCTGAAGCTGGCGAGCACTCTGAACCTGACGTTTTTCAGCGTCGTCGGCACGCTGTTGGTGATTTTGCTGGCGGTGATGTGGCTGATTGTCGGCAAACGCACCGTGCAAGGTGCGTGGCGTGGCGAGCTGTTTGTCTCGCCGTGCATCGCAGGTTTGAAGAAATAACCTGAAAGTTTTAGGTAAGGTGTGGCCTGGATCGCGGTTCGAGAATCCAATAAGCAGTACCCAGGCCTCTCTACCTTAAACATCAGGGAAACACGGAAGATGAGTCACCCCTCACAGTTCAACCTGCTGCGCACCCGGCGCTTCCTGCCATTCTTCATCACGCAGTCCCTTGGCGCGTTCAACGACAACGTGTTCAAGCAGTCGCTGATCCTCGCCATTCTTTATCGGCTGACCATCGAGGGTGACCGTTCGATCTGGGTCAACCTGTGTGCGTTGCTGTTTATCCTGCCGTTTTTCCTGTTCTCGGCATTGGCCGGGCAGTTCGGGGAGAAGTTCGCCAAGGACGCGCTGATCCGTCTGATCAAGCTCGCGGAAATTGCGATCATGGCCGTAGGATCGGTCGGTTTCCTCTTTGATCACCTGTCGCTGATGCTGGTGGCGCTGTTCGCCATGGGCACGCATTCGGCGCTGTTTGGACCGGTGAAATATTCGATCCTGCCGCAGGCGCTGCGTGAGGATGAACTGGTTGGCGGCAACGGCCTGGTGGAAATGGGCACGTTTCTGGCGATTCTCGCCGGGACGATTGGCGCCGGGGTCATCATGTCATCGACCCACTATGCGCCGTTGGTGTCCTGCGCGATCGTCGGGATTGCCGTGCTGGGCTATCTGGCCAGCCGCAGCATTCCCCGTGCAGCGGCAGCGTCGCCTGAGATGCGTCTGAACTGGAACATCTTCAGCCAATCCTGGGCCACCTTGAAACTTGGCCTGGGCCAGACCCCGGCGGTGTCGCGCTCGATCGTCGGCAACTCGTGGTTCTGGTTTGTCGGGGCGATTTATCTGACGCAGATTCCAGCCTATGCCAAAGAGTGGATGCACGGTGATGAGACCGTGGTCACCCTGATTCTGACGGTGTTCTCGGTCGGTATCGCGCTTGGCTCGATGCTCTGCGAGAAACTGTCTGGGCGCAAAGTCGAGATCGGCTTGGTGCCGTTCGGCTCGTTTGGTCTGACCGTGTTCGGTTTGCTGTTGTGGTGGCACTCCGGCGGAATTCCCGACAGCGTCATCGGCCACAGCTGGATTGAAGTGCTCGGTTTCGTGCACACATGGGCAGTGTTGATTGACATCCTCGGCCTCGGCATCTTCGGTGGTTTCTACATCGTGCCGCTGTATGCCTTGATCCAGTCGCGCACCGCTGAAAACGAGCGCGCGCGGGTGATTGCCGCCAACAACATTCTCAACGCGTTGTTTATGGTGGTATCAGCCATCGTCTCGATCGTGCTGCTGAGCGTGGCCAAGCTGTCGATCCCGCAGTTGTTCCTCGTGGTGTCGCTGCTGAATATCGGCGTCAACGCCTACATCTTCAAGATCGTCCCCGAGTTCAGCATGCGTTTCATGATCTGGCTACTCAGCCATTCCATGTACCGCGTCGAGCACCGTAACCTTGAGGCGATTCCCGATGAAGGCGCGGCATTGCTGGTGTGCAACCACGTGTCGTTCGTCGATGCCTTGCTGATTGGCGGTGCGGTGCGTCGGCCGATTCGCTTTGTCATGTACTACAAGATCTACAACTTGCCGGTACTGAACTTTATCTTCCGCACGGCGGGGACGATTCCGATTGCCGGACGTAATGAAGACATCCAGATTTACGAAAAGGCTTTCACCCGGATTGCTCAATATCTGAAGGACGGCGAGCTGGTGTGCATCTTCCCGGAAGGCAAGTTGACCGCCGACGGCGAGATGAACGAATTCCGGGGCGGGCTGACGCGGATTCTCGAGGAGACGCCGGTACCGGTGATTCCGTTGGCGTTGCAGGGGTTGTGGGGGAGTTTCTTCAGTCGCGATCCGAATAAAGGTGTGTTTCGGCGGTTGTGGTCGCGGGTGACGTTGGTGGCGGGAGCGCCGGTAGGCATTGATGTGGCTGAGCCGGCGAAGTTGCAGGGGTTGGTCGGGGAGTTGCGCGGGGCTGTCAGATAGCCGGCGATTTTAAGGGCCTCTTCGCGAGCAGGCTTGCTCCCACAGTTGATCGTATTCCTCTGACGGAACGCGATTGAATGTGGGAGCGAGCCTGCTCGCGAAAGCGGTAGTGGCTCAAGCGCTGACCTTAAGCCCAATCAACCCGGTAATGATCAACGCCACACTGGCCAGCCGAATCAACGCCATCGACTCGCCAAACAGGATGATCCCGGCAATCACCGTGCCCACGGCACCAACACCGGTCCAGATCGCATAGGCCGTACCCAGCGGCAATTCTTTCATCGCCAGGCCAAGCAGGCCAAGGCTGATGGCCATGGCCGCAACGGTCAGTACGGTGGGGAGCGGGCGGGTGAAGCCGTCGGTGTATTTCAGGCCGACGGCCCAGCCGACTTCGAACAGGCCGGCGAAAAACAGAATGATCCAGGACATGCAAGACCTCCATCGATTGACGGGGTCGTCCCCAGATTAATGACTCGATCGAGCCGCAGGGTCGTCCCCGCGTTGCGCGCTAGTTTGACCAGCATTAACCCGGGGATCAAGTTTCGAGGTCAGTCAGCCGCTTGCTGCGCCAGTGTCTCGCGATCTTCCTTTTCACTCATGCGCCGGAAGTACGTCGACAGCAGGGCTCCGGAAATATTGTGCCAGACGCTGAACAGCGCGCTCGGCACCGCTGCCAATGGCGAAAAATGCGCACTGGCCAACGCGGCGCCCAACCCCGAATTCTGCATGCCCACTTCCAGCGCCAGCGACTTGCGTTGGGCCAGCGGCAGCTTGAACAGGCGTCCGGTGAAGTAGCCCAGCAGATAACCGAAGCTGTTGTGCAGCATCACTACGGCCATGATCAACAGGCCGGATTCGGCGATTTTCGCCTGGCTGGCGGCCACGACGGCGGTGACGATGATCACAATGCTGACCACCGACACCAGCGGCAACACATCGACGGCGTGACGAACCTTGTCGCCGAGCAAACGCTGGGCAACCACGCCTAGGATGATCGGCAGCAGCACCACTTGCAGGATCGACCAGAACAGCTCCATGAACGACACCGGTAACCACGCCGAGGCCAGCAGCCAGATCAGCGCCGGGGTCAGCAGCGGGGCGAGGAGGGTGGTGACGGCGGCGATGGCCACCGACAACGCCAGATCACCGCGAGCCAGCCAGGTCATCACGTTGGACGACGTGCCGCTTGGGCAGCAGCCGACCAGAATCACCCCGACGGCGATTTCCGGCGGCAGATGAAACACTTGGCAAAGTAACCACGCCACGCCGGGCATGATCACGAAATGGGCAACCACGCCCAGCGCCACACGCCACGGGTGGCGGGCAACAGCGGCGAAGTCGTCGAGTTTGAGGGTCAGGCCCATGCCGAACATGACCAGCCCGAGCAACGGTACGATCGCGCTTTTCAGGCCGAGGAACCACGCCGGTTGCAGAAACGCAATCACAGCAAAAATCAGAACCCAGTAAGCGAAGGTGTTGCCGACAAAGCGGCTGAGTGCAGCCAGTGCGCGCATGGCTTGATCCTTATTATTAAATGATCAACACAAAAACAATTGTGGGAGCGAGCCTGCTCGCGAAAGCGGCGTGCCAGATACATTAATGTTAACTGTCACTCCGCATTCGCGAGCAGGCTCGCTCCCACAGTTTTGAAACTCGTCAGGATCAGATGCCTTGAGGAGTCTCTTCGCCACCCAACGCTTCCACCAGCGCCGGCAGGAAATCACCGAAGGTCAGCATCATCAGGGTGAAGCTGGCATCCAGTTGACCCAGTGCCTCATCACCACCGTCCTGTTCCGCCTGATCCTGCAGCAGATCTTCGAACTTCAGACGTTTGACAGTCATCTTGTCGTCGAGCATGAACGACAGTTTGTCCTGCCACGCCAGCGACAACTGAGTGACGACTTTGCCGGTGCTCAGGTGCAGCTGGATTTCTTCGCTGGTCAGGTCCTGACGCTTGCAACGCACGATACCGCCGTCTTCGTGGGTGTCGCGCAGTTCGCACTCGTCCAGTACATAGAAGTCATCGGCGGCTTTTTGCGTGGTGACCCATTCGGTCATGGTCGCGGTAGGCGACATTTTCACGGTCAGCGGACGAACGGGCAGGGTGCCGATCACTTCACGCAGGGTCGACAGCAGGTCTTCGGCACGTTTCGGGCTGGCCGAGTTGACCAGGATAAGACCCTGTTTTGGCGCGATGGCAGCGAAGGTCGACGAGCGACGGATAAAGGCGCGCGGCAGGAACGCCTGGATGATTTCATCCTTGATCTGGTCGCGTTCCTTCTTATAGACCTTGCGCATCTGCTCGGCTTCGATCTCTTCGACCTTTTCCTTGACCGCGTCACGCACGACGCTGCCCGGCAGAATGCGTTCTTCTTTACGCGCAGAAATCAGCAGGAAGTCGCCGCTGACGTGCACCAATGGAGCATCTTCGCCTTTGCCGAACGGCGCGACGAAACCGTAGGTGGTCAACTCCTGGCTTGCACATGGACGCGCCAGTTTGGTGGCCAGTGCAGTTTCCAGCGCCTCGGCATCGACAGGCAGGTCTTGGGTCAGGCGATAGATAAGCAGGTTTTTGAACCACATGGGGTGAGTCTCTCCTTTATACAAAGGGGGGCATTATTGTCTTCGCCGTCTCATAGGCCAACCCTTCTCTAAGCCTTTGGAAGGCCTGAGAAAATTATTTAAAAAAGTGCTTGCCAGAGGTTGGGTCGCTCCGTAGAATGCGCGCCACACCGAAGCGAAGGGTGATTAGCTCAGCTGGGAGAGCGTCTGCCTTACAAGCAGAATGTCGGCGGTTCGATCCCGTCATCACCCACCATTCGTTTCAAGTGTTTAGCGCAGCGGTAGTTCAGTCGGTTAGAATACCGGCCTGTCACGCCGGGGGTCGCGGGTTCGAGTCCCGTCCGCTGCGCCATATTCGGTAACCTGGACCACTGAACGCCAGGTCACCACGGAAGAACCCGCCAAGGCGGGTTTTTTTCTGCTCCAAGGTTGTACCCGCGGGATGTGTCGTTTTACTGGCTTTCGGATTTATTTGAAAAAACTTCAATTAAATCAACACTTTACGAAAACTTGTGGCATAATGCGTCCCGTAACGAAGCGAAGGGTGATTAGCTCAGCTGGGAGAGCGTCTGCCTTACAAGCAGAATGTCGGCGGTTCGATCCCGTCATCACCCACCATTCGTTTCAAGCGTTTCGCGCAGCGGTAGTTCAGTCGGTTAGAATACCGGCCTGTCACGCCGGGGGTCGCGGGTTCGAGTCCCGTCCGCTGCGCCATATTCGGTAATCTGGAACACTGAACGCCAGATCACCACAGAAAGCCCGCCTTGTGCGGGCTTTTTGCTGTCTGGGATTTGGGTATTTTTCGCGACCCATAACTATGTAGTGCCTGCCGGTTCCGTCGCTTTCGGACAATGAGCAATGTTCTTCATGACGCTTCTACGTCATAGAGCCAGCCAATTGCCCGACGAGAGCCAATCCAATGCCAAATCTTGCTGAAACTTCTGCCGCCGATGACGGCCAAGCGCTGTCGTTCCTGTCATCCAGTCCCGCCTTTCTTTCCAGCGATGACGCCGCTGCCTGCCTGCACGGCCTGTTGAAGGCCCCGCGAAACGGCGAATTCAACGGGTTCATTCTGAAAACCGTTGATGCACGATTCATTTGCGCAGAGCGCATAGATGCGCCGATGGCCGACGACAAGAACCAGCAAAGCGACGCAACCACCGGGCAACATGGCATACCCGGTGTAGTCGTCAGCGCGGCGGGGGAGCTGATTGTCCCGAGCGGCCTCACCCTTGAGGCGAGTTTTCACGCCCGTCCGGTGAAAGCGCAAGGTGCCGATGAGGCCACAACCGAATGGATTCAGCGTAATCGTTTCTTCGCAATCTCGGATTTGTCGGAAGTGATGAATACGCACCGAAAATTCGCGAAATGCTATCTATCCGCGCGTAATGGAGGGCTTCTGTCATACACATCGAAAAACTCGTCGTTTGAACAGGAGCTTTCGCCGCGACTTACCAGGAAAAGTAACGGCCAGCCTCGACGATTCGAGGAGTTGTATGAAGATGGTTCGATTCCAAGCAGCCTGTGGATCTTGCTGACGTTGGCCGCCGGAACAACAACGGTCGTCGTAACCGGTGATCTCTGGCGGCACCGCGGCCACCTCAATGCCAGTTGGAGGGCGGATATCCTGCAAGTACAGCCGGCAAACTCAGCAATGCCGATCTTCGGGCCGATCTTTCGGGATGCCAAGGATGTCGCGCTTTATCTGCATACCAAATTACCTGAGTCGACGGCAGCGCAGCCAAATGTCGGCTTCATCCTCAAACATAATGTCAGTGATTTTTTTATCCTGACCGAACCGGTTTCCAGCCCTTACGCCAGCTTCGACCGGGCACTACTGTTTCCCAAGGATCAGCACGGCAATCCATTGATCCCCCGCGAATTTCGTGTGCATGGCATTTACCATTCGATTCAGCCATTACCATCGGCACGTCTGGCACCGAGCGAAGTGGACCTTCAGCAGAATTTCTTCTCTGCAGCGGACCTCAAGGTCAGTCTGGACCATGTAATCGTGGCACCTCATCAACGTGTTTTCGCCATCACCCGCGATGGGGCGGTGCTACGTTTCGCCAAGCCGGTCATGCCCAAGGTCCGCGCGCTGCTTGTCGAACTGGCGCAAGGCCTTGAGCAGAAGTTGATCACTGGCGGGATCACGCCGACGATATTTGTCGACAAAGTTGCCGACGCCGGGATCCTCAGTGTTCTGTTCCCGAGCAAGACCTGGCCCACCATGGGAAGGATCACGGCATCGACCAGTATTGTTGCCCGCAGGCACCATACGGATCATTCGCTGTTGCGTTGATGGCGATAGTCGCTAATTGCCTCGTACACCGCTTTGCGCAGCCGGTTGATGCCGCCGATCGGGCGATGTGCCTCAACGCCAAACCAAGGATTGAACGACAGGTTGTCGCATTGCAGATTCAGCGCCGGATCATCGAAATCCTGCGGCGGCAGCGTGATTCGCGCTACGGTTTCGAAAGGCGCATCCTGCTCGCGCCATTCGATGCTGGTGTCTTCGATCGGCATGTATTTATTGGCATCCTGGCGCTGGATTTGCAGCATAAAACAGGCCGGTACCCGATCCGTCGACAACTGCTGACTCAGCGCGCTGCGCAGGAAGTTCGGCAGGTCGTGGTTCTGTTTGGGCAATGTGTATGCGGGGCAATTGTCCGGATCGGGTACTACACGAAACTTTGCATTCGCGTCGCCGAATTTGTAGGGCGAAACCGAAAAGTATGTAGTCGCCGTCGGGCTGTCCGGCGGCGGCGACAATGTTGCCAGGGCAATAAACAAATGACGGATCTGCCAGCTGCGCGGGTCCCATCCGGGGAAAAACGCCATGACCTTTTTGCCTTCAGCCTGCGCTGCCACATTCTGACGATACTCGGCGACATCGCTGACAAAGAAGTTCGGATGGCTGAACATCACGAAATCCTGTTCATGCGCTGCCTGACGGTTGTCGAGCAACTGTTTTCCCGAAACGTCCAGCAGTTTGATCGCCATGCCCCTGGCGTCGCGGATGCTGTCGAACTGTGGGTAGGCATTGCCATTGGACAGGCGAATCATTGCCTGCCAGGTTTTGCCTGGCTCACTGAATACGCCCTGGCGCAGCGACTGCGCCAGTTCCGGCAGAACCTGCACCTGAGCCTTGACGCAGCCGTGCGCCTTGGCATGTGCGTCGCGCAGATACCGTGTGCTTTCGCGATGTTGATCGACGATGCGCACGGCAGTCTGAATCACGTCCTGAGTCATCGCGGCTTCGCCGGGCGGAATCTGCTCCAGCGTCGAAACCGGGCCGCGGTGCTGCCAGGCAAACCATGCCGTGGCAGTGGCCCAGCCGAGGAGGCCGATGATGACCATTATCAGCAGGACTTTGCCAAGCAGACGTCCAAGCCACAACCAGACTCTGGCCAACAGCGGCAGTTCTTTCTTGAAGGCCGAGATCATGGCAGTTGCGCCTCCAGTGGGCCGCCGAGGACTTTCAGGTATTCAAGCAGCGCCCAGCGTTCTTCAGGCAGCAGCAGCCGGCCAATCACACCGTTGCCGCGCTCGCCAGCGCGGAATTCATGGCCACTGTTGTGGTTACCAATGATGCGCGTGTCGAACAGGAAGCCATTGGTGAAGGCTTCGGTGCGATAACCCAGATGTCGCGGATCGTATTCAAATGTGCCTTTGAAAAAGGTCGTGGCGCGCTCATCTTGCGGCGACAGCAACTGATAAAGGCTCGGCACCGAGCCGTTGTGCAGAAATGGCGCAGTAGCCCAGACACCGGCTAGCGGCCGGGCCTTGTAGGCGACTTTTTCGCGCACGCCGATTGGCAGGCCGAAGCCGTCCAGCCGGGGCTTTTCCTGTGGTGTGACGTTGGCGTCGCGGTAGGCGCGGTCTTCGACGAAGGCAGTGACGTAAGCCAGGCCTTTGGCCACTGACAACTGGCTCAGATCCAGAGGTTCCTTGGGTGTCGGGTGCAGTTTGACGTCCAGGGTTTCGAGTTCCTTCAGGTCCCATTGCAGGGCGGTCAGGTCGAAACGGTGGGTGGCGATATTGTTGGCGGCGGTCGGGTCGGTGCCGATGACATCGACCGGCAGCATGTGCAAATGCTGCACCCAGCGCTGACCTTCCTGCGTCTGGCGCGGTACGTGACAACCGGCGCAATTCTCGGCAAACAGCGTGCGCCCCTTGGCTGCCATTGGTTTGTCGATGGCGCCAAGCAGCTCCTCTGGCCAAGTGGGCGGCTTGAGCTCTTGCAGGGTTTCTTCGATCTTGTGCAAATCACGCACGCGCACGCTGGAGGCATAGCGTGCAGTGCCTTGCAGCGGCTGGCCGTTGCCATCGAAAAAATTCAGGGTGGTGCCGACGCCTAACGCTTCGCCGATGTTGCGCGCCATCGGCTGCTGCGCCGAGCCGTTCCACTGCACCCAATCGAACGTCCACATGTCCCAGAGCTGCGGGTAATCCACAGGGGCATTGGCCACGCGGTAGTTGGCGGGGGAAATTGCATCGCCAAATGTCGCGTTGGCAATACGTCCAAAGGCGTCGGCGCGGCCGGGACCTTCTTCGGTCGGGTAGAGGCCGCGATGGGTATCGTTCCAGGCGACTTTAAGGAATGTGTTCAGTGAAGTTTTGAAGTCTTTGCGCAATTGCTCGTGGCGCGCGTCGTATTCTTCGCCCAGCACGGTTCTGGCAAAGCGTTCGAATTTCCATGGGTTGTAGTAAGTCGCGGTCAGACTTGCCACCAGAGCCTGTCCGAAACTTCCGCCGCGCAAAGTAGGCACACTGGAAGGCAACACATGTTGCGCGGTACCGCCGTCGATCCGTACGGCCTGGCCTTTGAAACGCAATTCGCCGGTGTGGCAAGCGGCGCAAGTGATGTCCAGATATTGCTCGGAGCTGCCGGGATTCTGGTGCCGGGCAAAACCGACGGGGAGGTTACCCGGATTGTTCGCGGTGGCTTTCTGCTGCGGATCAATCAGAAAACCGAAGCGCGCGAGGTAATCGGGCGAGGCGAAACGTTGCGCCGAGAAGGGCAGTTCCAACGCCTGGAACCACTCATAGCGCAGGCCTTTGACCTGCGTACCCTGAGGCGTGAAATAGTAGGTTTGCCGGTCTTCGTCACTCCACTGATCGAGGTAATGCACCTGCTCGGCGGGGATATAGAAAGGCAATTTCGGATTGGCGACGTAATACAGCACCACTGCGATCACGAGTCCCAGCAGCACGACGATCAGGGTCAGCACACGGAATAAAAGGCGCAAGATAAACATCCTTGTCGAATTGTTCCGCTGTTATGCCTGAGCCTGCACTATGCGGCAAGTGGCCATTACGCCAGATGATGCAGGAAGAAACGACGCTGATTGTCGGGACAAGATGACAGAAGCTTCATCGTCGCTTCGCGCCAATGCGTTTTAATCCCTGAACTTATCGGAAGTTTCCTGCTCTCATGCCGGTAGCCATTGGTCGTGGCGGCCTGATAAGCTCGCGGCTTTACTCGATTGCCCTTTCGGCGCATGAACAAGGAAATAGCATGAAACAGCATCGGTTGGCGGCGGCGGTTGCCCTGGTTAGCCTGGTCCTCGCGGGTTGTGATTCGCAGACCAGCGTAGAGCTGAAAACCCCGGCGCAAAAAGCTTCCTACGGTATCGGCCTGAACATGGGCAAGAGCCTGGCTCAGGAAGGCATGGATGATCTGGACTCCAAAGCGGTAGCCCAGGGCATCGAAGATGCCGTTGGCAAGAAAGAACAGAAGCTGAAAGATGAAGAACTGGTCGAAGCCTTCGCTGCACTGCAAAAGCGTGCTGAAGAGCGCATGGCCAAGATGAGCGAAGAGTCGGCAGCCGCCGGCAAGAAATTCCTCGAAGAAAACGGCAAGAAAGCCGGTGTGACTACCACCGCTTCGGGTCTGCAGTACGAAGTGGTCAAGAAAGCCGACGGCCCACAGCCTAAGCCGACTGACGTAGTGACTGTTCACTACACCGGCAAGCTGACCAACGGCACCGTATTCGACAGCTCCGTCGAGCGCGGCAGCCCGATCGATCTGCCGGTAAGCGGCGTGATCCCGGGTTGGGTTGAAGGTCTGCAACTGATGCACGTTGGCGAGAAGTACAAACTGTACATCCCTAGCGATCTGGCTTACGGCGCTCAGTCGCCAAGCCCGGCAATCCCGGCCAATTCGGTTCTGGTCTTCGACCTTGAACTGCTGGCCATCAAGGATCCAGCCAAAGAAGCTGCTGCTGCCAAGTAATTGGTAAAGGCTTCAACAACAACGCCTCGCTTATGCGGGGCGTTGTTGCATCTGGAGTCTGGCAAGGGTAAACAGAGCGAACCGATGCCGGTCGCGAGAGTCATAGCCATTGAGGCTGCCCGCGCTAGCCGCCCTGAGCAGCCAAGTCAATGAAATATTGGGGTTTTTTATGTGAGTAAAAAACGCCCGATCTGAGCGCAGCCCTTATGAAACGGGGCTTTCAGCGCTGAAATGCAGCTCTGTTCACAAGGTTATCCACAATTTGTGTGGATAACATTTCAACGGGAGGAATAGATGAAAGCTCCGTGGAATTTCGCTCGATTCCTGCCCCTGGCCGGTCGCCTGCTGGCACGCGGCCGCTTGCCGACCTTATTGTTTGCGGTCGCCAGCAAAGGCGCCGCGCAAGGCAATCGCCTCGGTAAACTCAAGGACGACTTACGTTTACTCCAGGCGTTGTGCCTG from Pseudomonas tensinigenes harbors:
- the rdgC gene encoding recombination-associated protein RdgC; this translates as MWFKNLLIYRLTQDLPVDAEALETALATKLARPCASQELTTYGFVAPFGKGEDAPLVHVSGDFLLISARKEERILPGSVVRDAVKEKVEEIEAEQMRKVYKKERDQIKDEIIQAFLPRAFIRRSSTFAAIAPKQGLILVNSASPKRAEDLLSTLREVIGTLPVRPLTVKMSPTATMTEWVTTQKAADDFYVLDECELRDTHEDGGIVRCKRQDLTSEEIQLHLSTGKVVTQLSLAWQDKLSFMLDDKMTVKRLKFEDLLQDQAEQDGGDEALGQLDASFTLMMLTFGDFLPALVEALGGEETPQGI
- a CDS encoding catalase family protein, producing the protein MISAFKKELPLLARVWLWLGRLLGKVLLIMVIIGLLGWATATAWFAWQHRGPVSTLEQIPPGEAAMTQDVIQTAVRIVDQHRESTRYLRDAHAKAHGCVKAQVQVLPELAQSLRQGVFSEPGKTWQAMIRLSNGNAYPQFDSIRDARGMAIKLLDVSGKQLLDNRQAAHEQDFVMFSHPNFFVSDVAEYRQNVAAQAEGKKVMAFFPGWDPRSWQIRHLFIALATLSPPPDSPTATTYFSVSPYKFGDANAKFRVVPDPDNCPAYTLPKQNHDLPNFLRSALSQQLSTDRVPACFMLQIQRQDANKYMPIEDTSIEWREQDAPFETVARITLPPQDFDDPALNLQCDNLSFNPWFGVEAHRPIGGINRLRKAVYEAISDYRHQRNSE
- a CDS encoding di-heme-cytochrome C peroxidase translates to MRLLFRVLTLIVVLLGLVIAVVLYYVANPKLPFYIPAEQVHYLDQWSDEDRQTYYFTPQGTQVKGLRYEWFQALELPFSAQRFASPDYLARFGFLIDPQQKATANNPGNLPVGFARHQNPGSSEQYLDITCAACHTGELRFKGQAVRIDGGTAQHVLPSSVPTLRGGSFGQALVASLTATYYNPWKFERFARTVLGEEYDARHEQLRKDFKTSLNTFLKVAWNDTHRGLYPTEEGPGRADAFGRIANATFGDAISPANYRVANAPVDYPQLWDMWTFDWVQWNGSAQQPMARNIGEALGVGTTLNFFDGNGQPLQGTARYASSVRVRDLHKIEETLQELKPPTWPEELLGAIDKPMAAKGRTLFAENCAGCHVPRQTQEGQRWVQHLHMLPVDVIGTDPTAANNIATHRFDLTALQWDLKELETLDVKLHPTPKEPLDLSQLSVAKGLAYVTAFVEDRAYRDANVTPQEKPRLDGFGLPIGVREKVAYKARPLAGVWATAPFLHNGSVPSLYQLLSPQDERATTFFKGTFEYDPRHLGYRTEAFTNGFLFDTRIIGNHNSGHEFRAGERGNGVIGRLLLPEERWALLEYLKVLGGPLEAQLP
- a CDS encoding FKBP-type peptidyl-prolyl cis-trans isomerase, whose translation is MKQHRLAAAVALVSLVLAGCDSQTSVELKTPAQKASYGIGLNMGKSLAQEGMDDLDSKAVAQGIEDAVGKKEQKLKDEELVEAFAALQKRAEERMAKMSEESAAAGKKFLEENGKKAGVTTTASGLQYEVVKKADGPQPKPTDVVTVHYTGKLTNGTVFDSSVERGSPIDLPVSGVIPGWVEGLQLMHVGEKYKLYIPSDLAYGAQSPSPAIPANSVLVFDLELLAIKDPAKEAAAAK